The proteins below are encoded in one region of Micromonospora pisi:
- a CDS encoding homoserine dehydrogenase, translating to MTRPLRLALLGCGTVGAEVVRLLHEQAADLAARIGAPLEIAGIAVRRQGRDRGGLPVDPGVFTTDALGLIKRDDVDVVVEMVGGIEPARTWLVEALRAGKSVVTANKALLAEDGGTLHDAAAESGADLYYEASVAGAIPLLRPLRESLQGDTITRVTGIVNGTTNFILSAMDATGAGFAEALDEATELGYAEADPTADVEGFDAAAKAAILASLAFHTRVSAADVYREGITEVTAADVASAKAMGCTIKLLCIASRGPDSTGTESISVRVYPAMIPRSHPLASVGDAFNAVFVEAAAAGQLMFYGRGAGGSPTASAVLGDVVAVSRNRLAGVRTPSESSYAALPIRPMGEAVTRYHISLDVADRAGVLATVAGVFARHEVSIATVRQASASSSGGATPAARGVDAILVIVTHAAPDAALAATVEELRGLDIVRSIASVLRVEGGV from the coding sequence ATGACAAGACCTCTCCGCTTGGCGCTGCTCGGTTGTGGCACGGTCGGCGCCGAGGTGGTGCGGCTACTGCATGAGCAGGCGGCCGACCTGGCCGCCCGCATCGGCGCACCGTTGGAGATCGCCGGCATCGCGGTCCGCCGGCAGGGGCGGGACCGGGGCGGGCTCCCGGTCGACCCGGGGGTCTTCACCACCGACGCGCTCGGCCTGATCAAGCGCGACGACGTCGACGTGGTGGTGGAGATGGTCGGCGGCATCGAGCCGGCCCGTACCTGGCTGGTCGAGGCGCTGCGGGCCGGCAAGAGCGTGGTGACCGCGAACAAGGCCCTGCTCGCCGAGGACGGCGGCACCCTGCACGACGCCGCCGCGGAGAGCGGCGCGGACCTCTACTACGAGGCCTCCGTCGCGGGCGCGATCCCGCTGCTGCGCCCGCTGCGTGAGTCGTTGCAGGGGGACACGATCACCCGGGTCACCGGCATCGTCAACGGGACGACGAACTTCATTCTCTCCGCCATGGACGCCACCGGGGCGGGCTTCGCCGAGGCGCTCGACGAGGCGACCGAGCTGGGATACGCCGAGGCGGATCCGACCGCCGACGTCGAGGGGTTCGACGCCGCCGCCAAGGCCGCCATCCTCGCCTCGCTGGCCTTCCACACCCGGGTCAGCGCCGCCGACGTCTACCGCGAGGGGATCACCGAGGTCACCGCCGCCGACGTGGCCAGCGCCAAGGCCATGGGCTGCACGATCAAGCTGCTCTGCATCGCCTCGCGCGGCCCGGACTCCACCGGCACCGAGTCGATCAGCGTCCGGGTCTACCCGGCGATGATCCCGCGCAGCCACCCGCTGGCCAGCGTCGGGGACGCCTTCAACGCCGTGTTCGTGGAGGCGGCCGCCGCCGGGCAGCTCATGTTCTACGGCCGGGGAGCGGGCGGGTCGCCCACCGCGAGCGCCGTCCTCGGCGACGTGGTCGCGGTCTCCCGCAACCGGCTGGCCGGCGTACGGACACCGAGCGAGTCCTCGTACGCGGCGCTGCCGATCCGGCCGATGGGGGAGGCGGTCACCCGCTACCACATCAGTCTCGACGTGGCCGACCGCGCCGGTGTGCTCGCCACCGTGGCCGGGGTCTTCGCCCGGCACGAGGTGTCGATCGCCACCGTCCGCCAGGCGTCGGCGTCGAGCTCCGGTGGCGCGACCCCGGCGGCCCGGGGCGTCGACGCGATCCTGGTCATCGTCACCCACGCCGCGCCGGACGCCGCGCTCGCCGCGACCGTCGAGGAACTGCGTGGACTCGACATCGTCCGCTCGATCGCCAGCGTGCTGCGGGTCGAGGGCGGTGTCTGA
- the lysA gene encoding diaminopimelate decarboxylase, which produces MRAHEAGALHGDLGNRGPAWLRTPEDVNALLPQLWPRTVTRDEDGELTVGNLRIGVLTKMFGTPLFVLDEDDLRSRCRDFRAAFADEDVYYAGKAFLCKAVVRIIAEEGLHLDVCSGGELAVALAADMPAERIGFHGNNKSVAELTRALDAGVGRIIVDSFDEIDRLTELARERGVRPRVLIRVTVGVEAHTHEFIATSHEDQKFGFSLAGGAAAAAAFRILDDNVLELRGLHSHIGSQIFDTSGFEVSARRVLALQAQIRDARGVELPELDLGGGFGIAYTTQDDPSTPHELSKRIHKIVEGECEGLRLAKPHLSFEPGRAIIGPAVFTVYEVGTVKDVDGLRTYVSVDGGMSDNIRTALYGASYSATLANRASDAEPILARVVGKHCESGDVVVKDEFLPADVQPGDLLAVPGTGAYCRSMASNYNHVPRPPVVAVRGDEARVIVRRETEDDLLALDVG; this is translated from the coding sequence ATGCGTGCTCACGAGGCGGGGGCGCTGCACGGCGACCTCGGCAACCGGGGACCCGCCTGGCTGCGTACGCCCGAGGACGTGAACGCCCTCCTGCCGCAACTGTGGCCGCGGACCGTGACCCGCGACGAAGACGGTGAGTTGACCGTCGGCAACCTGCGGATCGGCGTGCTTACCAAGATGTTCGGTACGCCGCTCTTCGTGCTCGACGAGGACGACCTGCGGTCGCGCTGCCGGGACTTCCGCGCCGCCTTCGCTGACGAGGACGTCTACTACGCCGGCAAGGCGTTCCTCTGCAAGGCGGTGGTACGGATCATCGCCGAGGAGGGGCTGCACCTCGACGTCTGCTCCGGCGGTGAGCTGGCGGTGGCGCTCGCCGCCGACATGCCGGCCGAGCGGATCGGTTTCCACGGCAACAACAAGTCGGTGGCGGAGCTGACCCGGGCGCTGGACGCCGGGGTGGGCCGGATCATCGTCGACTCGTTCGACGAGATCGACCGCCTGACCGAGCTGGCCCGGGAGCGTGGGGTCCGGCCCCGGGTGCTGATCCGGGTGACCGTCGGGGTCGAGGCGCACACGCACGAGTTCATCGCCACCTCGCACGAGGACCAGAAGTTCGGCTTCTCGCTGGCCGGCGGGGCGGCCGCCGCCGCCGCGTTCCGGATCCTCGACGACAACGTGCTGGAGCTGCGCGGGCTGCACTCGCACATCGGGTCGCAGATCTTCGACACCAGCGGGTTCGAGGTCTCGGCCCGGCGGGTGCTCGCCCTCCAGGCGCAGATCCGTGACGCCCGCGGCGTCGAACTGCCCGAGCTGGACCTCGGCGGCGGCTTCGGCATCGCGTACACGACCCAGGACGACCCGTCCACCCCACACGAGCTGTCGAAGCGGATCCACAAGATCGTCGAGGGTGAGTGTGAGGGGCTGCGACTGGCCAAGCCGCACCTGAGCTTCGAGCCCGGCCGGGCGATCATCGGGCCGGCGGTGTTCACCGTCTACGAGGTCGGCACCGTCAAGGACGTCGATGGCCTGCGGACCTACGTCAGCGTCGACGGTGGGATGAGCGACAACATCCGTACCGCGCTCTACGGCGCCTCGTACTCCGCCACCCTGGCCAACCGGGCCTCGGACGCCGAGCCGATTCTCGCCCGTGTGGTGGGAAAGCATTGCGAGTCCGGGGATGTGGTGGTGAAGGATGAATTCTTGCCCGCCGACGTACAGCCCGGAGATCTTCTCGCCGTGCCCGGCACGGGTGCCTACTGCCGGAGCATGGCCAGCAACTACAACCATGTCCCGAGGCCCCCGGTGGTGGCGGTCCGCGGCGACGAGGCACGCGTGATCGTCCGGCGGGAGACCGAAGACGATCTGCTGGCATTGGATGTGGGATGA
- the argS gene encoding arginine--tRNA ligase: MTPANLAEVVRTAAQAVFISRGLDPSVLPESVTLERPRNPEHGDYASTLALQLAKRVGVPPRELAAGLADELTRAVGIKSVEIAGPGFLNIRLDAAAAGQLARVVVQAGREYGRSDALAGERINLEFVSANPTGPVHIGGVRWAAVGDALSRLLRATGADVTTEYYFNDAGSQIDRFARSLLAAAKGEPAPEDGYGGAYIAEIADAVRALHPDVLDRPDAAAQEVFRVEGVALMFDEIRSSLDQFGVRFDVYFNEKDLHDRGELDLALARLTEQGRTYELDGATWLRTTDFGDDKDRVLRKSNGEWTYFAADCAYYLDKRERGFGRVVIMLGADHHGYIGRMKAMSACFGDDPDQNLEILIGQLVNLVRDGQPVRMSKRAGTVVTLEDLVEAIGVDAARYALARYSSDSPIDIDVELWTRAKSDNPLYYVQYVGARTAGVSRQAAEVGLTRGDADAFRPELLDHDKENELLKALAEYPAVVANAAALREPHKLAHFLEEKVALSYHRFYDNCRVLPQGDEEITDLHRARLWLNDATRTVIANGLELLGVSAPERM, from the coding sequence GTGACTCCCGCCAATCTCGCCGAGGTCGTCCGTACCGCCGCCCAGGCGGTCTTCATCTCCCGTGGGCTCGACCCCTCCGTACTGCCGGAGTCGGTGACCCTGGAGCGACCCCGCAATCCTGAGCACGGCGACTACGCCTCGACGCTCGCACTGCAACTGGCCAAGCGGGTCGGGGTGCCGCCGCGTGAGTTGGCGGCGGGCCTCGCCGACGAGCTGACCCGTGCGGTCGGCATCAAATCGGTCGAGATCGCCGGACCCGGCTTCCTCAACATCCGTCTCGACGCGGCCGCCGCCGGGCAGCTGGCCCGCGTCGTGGTCCAGGCCGGCCGGGAGTACGGACGTAGCGACGCCCTCGCCGGTGAGCGGATCAACCTCGAGTTCGTCTCGGCGAACCCGACCGGGCCGGTGCACATCGGCGGGGTCCGGTGGGCGGCGGTCGGCGACGCGCTCAGCCGCCTGCTCCGGGCCACCGGTGCCGACGTGACCACGGAGTACTACTTCAACGACGCCGGCTCGCAGATCGACCGGTTCGCCCGTTCGCTGCTCGCCGCGGCGAAGGGTGAACCGGCCCCCGAGGACGGCTACGGCGGGGCGTACATCGCCGAGATCGCCGACGCGGTCCGGGCGCTGCACCCGGACGTGCTCGACCGGCCGGACGCGGCCGCCCAGGAGGTCTTCCGGGTCGAGGGCGTCGCGCTGATGTTCGACGAGATCCGCTCCTCGCTCGACCAGTTCGGGGTCCGGTTCGACGTCTACTTCAACGAGAAGGACCTGCACGACCGGGGTGAGCTGGACCTCGCGCTGGCCCGGTTGACCGAGCAGGGCCGGACGTACGAGCTGGACGGCGCCACCTGGCTGCGGACCACCGACTTCGGTGACGACAAGGACCGGGTGCTGCGCAAGTCGAACGGCGAGTGGACCTACTTCGCCGCCGACTGCGCCTACTACCTCGACAAGCGGGAGCGGGGCTTCGGCCGGGTCGTGATCATGCTCGGCGCCGACCACCACGGCTACATCGGGCGGATGAAGGCCATGTCGGCCTGCTTCGGCGACGACCCGGACCAGAACCTGGAGATCCTGATCGGGCAGCTGGTCAACCTGGTCCGCGACGGCCAGCCGGTCCGGATGTCCAAGCGGGCCGGCACCGTGGTTACGCTGGAGGACCTGGTCGAGGCGATCGGAGTGGACGCCGCCCGGTACGCCCTGGCCCGCTACTCCAGCGACTCGCCGATCGACATCGACGTCGAACTCTGGACCCGGGCCAAGAGCGACAACCCGCTCTACTACGTCCAGTACGTCGGCGCCCGGACCGCCGGTGTCAGCCGGCAGGCCGCCGAGGTCGGACTGACCCGGGGCGACGCCGACGCGTTCCGCCCCGAGCTGCTCGACCACGACAAGGAGAACGAACTACTCAAGGCGCTCGCCGAGTATCCGGCCGTGGTGGCCAATGCCGCCGCGTTGCGTGAACCACACAAGCTGGCGCATTTCCTTGAGGAGAAGGTGGCGCTCTCCTACCACCGGTTCTACGACAACTGCCGGGTCCTGCCGCAGGGCGACGAGGAGATCACCGACCTGCACCGGGCCCGCCTCTGGCTCAACGACGCCACCCGCACGGTGATCGCCAACGGGTTGGAACTGCTCGGGGTCTCGGCCCCGGAGAGGATGTAA
- a CDS encoding DUF3105 domain-containing protein, with protein sequence MSISTQGGDQSRPSVVSTGKKPAAGGKPAAGGKPAAGNSGGARPGGGGRGAGGGGKGPRKPIAPVKVSQGRNWGPIALFVAVGVLAVGIIGWGAFAVFQGAKPWAEQAAGIDGIKNYRESSDKSLTASEHAWGPLTYSLTPPVGGKHNFNWQNCMGDVYDAPIANEHAVHSMEHGAVWVAYRSGLPADQVSKLAEKVRGNEYMLMSPIDNLDKPISLQAWGYQLKVDNADDGRIDTFIRALRTNATIEPNATCSGGITATGTTPRDLGKDGAQQ encoded by the coding sequence ATGAGCATCAGCACCCAGGGTGGCGATCAAAGCCGTCCGTCCGTGGTCAGCACCGGTAAGAAGCCGGCGGCCGGTGGGAAGCCGGCAGCGGGTGGCAAGCCAGCGGCCGGGAACTCCGGTGGCGCTCGCCCCGGCGGAGGAGGTCGGGGCGCGGGTGGCGGCGGCAAGGGCCCGCGTAAGCCGATCGCCCCGGTCAAGGTCAGCCAGGGCCGCAACTGGGGCCCGATCGCCCTCTTCGTCGCCGTCGGCGTGCTCGCCGTCGGGATCATCGGCTGGGGTGCCTTCGCCGTGTTCCAGGGTGCCAAGCCCTGGGCGGAGCAGGCGGCCGGCATCGACGGGATCAAGAACTACCGGGAGTCGTCCGACAAGTCCCTGACCGCCTCGGAACACGCGTGGGGTCCGCTGACCTACTCGCTCACCCCGCCGGTCGGCGGCAAGCACAACTTCAACTGGCAGAACTGCATGGGCGACGTCTACGACGCCCCGATCGCCAACGAGCACGCGGTGCACAGCATGGAGCACGGCGCGGTCTGGGTCGCGTACCGCAGCGGCCTTCCCGCCGACCAGGTCTCGAAGCTGGCCGAGAAGGTGCGCGGCAACGAGTACATGCTGATGAGCCCGATCGACAACCTGGACAAGCCGATCTCGCTCCAGGCGTGGGGCTACCAGCTCAAGGTCGACAACGCGGACGACGGCCGGATCGACACCTTCATCCGGGCGCTGCGCACCAACGCCACGATCGAGCCGAACGCGACCTGCTCCGGCGGTATCACCGCGACCGGCACCACCCCGCGTGACCTCGGCAAGGACGGCGCGCAGCAGTAG
- the thrC gene encoding threonine synthase yields the protein MWRGLIETYRDRLPVTDATPVVTLHEGNTPLLPAPVLSARTGCDVYLKVEGANPTGSFKDRGMTVAVSRAVEVGNKAIICASTGNTSASAAAYAARGGLSCAVLVPQGKITLGKLAQALVHGAKLLQVEGNFDDCLALASKLSQDYPVALVNSVNPDRVHGQKTAAFEIVEALGDAPDIHCLPVGNAGNITAYWLGYREDVAAGNATRHPKMYGFQAAGAAPIVHGEAVREPSTIATAIRIGNPASWTGALDARDASGGLIAAVTDREILSAYRLLAREVGAFVELGSAASVAGLLQQAEAGTVPAGSTIVCTVTGHGLKDPEWAISTAPSPITIRNDVIAAARALDLA from the coding sequence ATGTGGCGGGGTTTGATCGAGACCTATCGGGACCGGTTGCCGGTCACCGACGCCACGCCGGTCGTCACGCTGCACGAGGGGAACACCCCGCTGCTGCCCGCGCCGGTGCTCTCCGCCCGTACCGGCTGTGACGTCTACCTGAAGGTGGAAGGCGCCAACCCGACCGGTTCGTTCAAGGACCGGGGGATGACCGTGGCGGTCTCCCGCGCGGTCGAGGTCGGCAACAAGGCCATCATCTGCGCCTCCACCGGCAACACCAGCGCCTCGGCTGCCGCGTACGCGGCCCGGGGCGGACTGAGCTGCGCGGTGCTGGTGCCCCAGGGCAAGATCACGCTGGGCAAGCTGGCCCAGGCGCTGGTGCACGGGGCGAAGCTGTTGCAGGTCGAGGGGAACTTCGACGACTGCCTGGCACTCGCCTCCAAGCTCTCCCAGGACTATCCGGTGGCGTTGGTCAACTCGGTCAACCCGGACCGGGTGCACGGCCAGAAGACCGCCGCGTTCGAGATCGTCGAGGCGCTCGGTGACGCCCCGGACATCCACTGCCTGCCGGTCGGCAACGCCGGCAACATCACCGCGTACTGGCTGGGCTACCGGGAGGACGTGGCGGCCGGCAACGCCACCCGACACCCGAAGATGTACGGCTTCCAGGCGGCCGGCGCCGCGCCGATCGTGCACGGCGAGGCGGTACGGGAGCCGTCCACCATCGCCACCGCGATCCGGATCGGCAACCCGGCGAGCTGGACCGGGGCGTTGGACGCGCGGGACGCCTCGGGTGGGCTGATCGCGGCGGTGACCGACCGGGAGATCCTCTCGGCGTACCGGCTGCTCGCCCGTGAGGTCGGCGCCTTCGTGGAGTTGGGCAGCGCGGCGAGCGTGGCGGGCCTGCTCCAGCAGGCCGAGGCGGGTACGGTGCCGGCCGGCTCGACGATCGTGTGCACGGTCACCGGGCACGGCCTGAAGGATCCGGAGTGGGCGATCTCCACCGCCCCCTCGCCGATCACGATCCGCAACGACGTGATCGCCGCCGCCCGCGCGCTCGACCTGGCCTGA
- a CDS encoding efflux RND transporter permease subunit, producing MSLFARLSLANRGLVALIAVVITGFGLFAVPSLKQQLLPSLEFPAAFIVASYPGASPEIVEAQVAEPIENSIQGIAGLTKVSSTSREGAATVQVEYEFGIDLDSVVNKMETALNRISTQLPEGVDPLVFAGSTDDLPAVVLAASGNGDKQALVERLRTTVVPELEGIDGVRTVEVTGAPEQQVVITPDPAKLAATGIAPTAIGTALKANGVAIPAGTLVEGAQARTVQIGSRIATIEELRGIFVSPTNPGAAPAKLGDIATVEQQVAPATAFTRTNGKESLGIQVTASPDGNAVQISHEIREKLADLGKASGSEMAVVFDQAPYVEKSIESLTTEGLLGLVMAVLVILVFLLSVRSTLVTAVSIPLSVLVALIALWIGDYSLNLLTLGALTIAVGRVVDDSIVVLENIKRHLGYGEDKRDAIITGVREVSGAVTASTLTTVAVFAPIALVGGFVGQIFAPFAITVTVALLASLLVSLTVIPVLAYWFLKPAAGGEGEAAVRAAAEEKELRSPLQRAYLPLIGFATKRRVATLLIGLVVLFATGGLATQLKTNFLDDSGQDTISISQKMPVGTSLATTDAAAKQIEGILARHDGIETYQVTAGGGSNPWEGGGGAANASFSVALKEGTEAGPLKDTLRAEFDKLSNAGEITFGGGGQSTNQVAVVVQASDNDVLARATEQARQAMADTPGVEDIESGLADSAPRIDVAVDRAKAAQFGLSEAAVGQLVAQSFRGSPLGQVTFDNDQQDVVLRFGAAPATVDQLKALPVGPVKLGDLATVNEVAGPVSVTRIDGERSVTVTGTATGANLGATSAELTKKLDALDVPGATFTLGGVSADQADAFADLGLAVLAAIAIVFVIMVATFRSLIQPLILLVSIPFAATGTIILLLVTGTPLGVPALIGALMLVGIVVTNAIVLLDLINQYREQGLSVQDAVVEGARRRLRPILMTAIATIFALLPMALGLTGEGGFISQPLAVVVIGGLLSSTLLTLLLVPTLYTMVEGRKERRRQRRGQGVGDIAPTGLEREPVLVGAGVAGAGSSAATSAPAAGTSASEPAARPSGALIDGTDQFEVLRLPRTKRSPLPPTE from the coding sequence ATGTCGTTGTTTGCCAGACTCAGTCTCGCCAACCGAGGGCTGGTCGCCCTCATCGCGGTGGTGATCACGGGCTTCGGGCTGTTCGCCGTCCCCTCGCTGAAGCAGCAACTCCTACCGTCGCTGGAGTTCCCGGCGGCCTTCATCGTTGCCAGCTACCCGGGCGCCTCGCCCGAGATCGTCGAGGCGCAGGTCGCCGAGCCGATCGAGAACAGCATCCAGGGAATCGCCGGCCTGACCAAGGTCTCCTCGACCTCCCGGGAAGGCGCGGCAACCGTCCAGGTCGAGTACGAGTTCGGCATCGACCTCGACAGTGTCGTCAACAAGATGGAGACGGCGCTCAACCGGATCAGCACCCAGCTGCCCGAGGGCGTCGACCCGCTGGTCTTCGCCGGCAGCACCGACGACCTGCCGGCGGTGGTGCTCGCCGCCAGCGGTAACGGGGACAAGCAGGCCCTGGTCGAGCGGCTACGGACCACGGTCGTACCCGAACTCGAGGGCATCGACGGGGTACGCACGGTCGAGGTCACCGGTGCCCCCGAGCAGCAGGTCGTGATCACTCCCGACCCGGCCAAGCTCGCCGCGACCGGCATCGCGCCGACCGCCATCGGCACCGCTCTCAAGGCCAACGGGGTCGCCATCCCGGCCGGCACCCTGGTCGAGGGCGCCCAGGCGCGTACGGTCCAGATCGGCTCCCGGATCGCCACCATCGAGGAACTGCGCGGCATCTTCGTCAGCCCGACCAACCCCGGTGCCGCCCCGGCCAAGCTCGGCGACATCGCCACCGTCGAGCAGCAGGTCGCCCCGGCGACCGCGTTCACCCGGACCAACGGCAAGGAGAGCCTCGGCATCCAGGTCACCGCGTCGCCGGACGGCAACGCGGTGCAGATCTCGCACGAGATCCGGGAGAAGCTCGCCGACCTCGGCAAGGCGTCCGGCTCCGAGATGGCGGTGGTCTTCGATCAGGCGCCGTACGTGGAGAAGTCGATCGAGAGCCTGACCACCGAGGGCCTGCTCGGCCTGGTGATGGCGGTCCTGGTCATCCTGGTGTTCCTGCTGTCGGTTCGGTCGACCCTGGTCACCGCGGTTTCCATCCCGCTCTCCGTGCTGGTCGCGCTGATCGCCCTCTGGATCGGCGACTACTCGCTCAACCTGCTCACCCTCGGCGCGTTGACCATCGCGGTCGGCCGGGTCGTGGACGACTCGATCGTCGTGCTGGAGAACATCAAACGACACCTCGGGTACGGCGAGGACAAGCGCGACGCGATCATCACCGGTGTCCGTGAGGTCTCCGGCGCGGTGACCGCCTCCACCCTCACCACGGTCGCGGTCTTCGCACCGATCGCGCTGGTCGGTGGTTTCGTCGGGCAGATCTTCGCCCCGTTCGCGATCACCGTCACGGTGGCGCTGCTCGCCTCCCTGCTGGTGTCGCTGACCGTCATCCCGGTGCTGGCGTACTGGTTCCTCAAGCCGGCAGCCGGTGGCGAGGGCGAGGCGGCGGTCCGGGCGGCGGCCGAGGAGAAGGAACTGCGTAGCCCGTTGCAGCGGGCGTACCTGCCGCTGATCGGGTTCGCCACCAAGCGCCGGGTGGCGACGCTGCTGATCGGGCTGGTGGTGCTCTTCGCGACCGGTGGCCTCGCCACCCAGCTCAAGACCAACTTCCTGGACGACTCCGGCCAGGACACGATCAGCATCAGCCAGAAGATGCCGGTCGGCACCAGCCTGGCCACCACCGACGCGGCGGCCAAGCAGATCGAGGGGATCCTGGCCCGGCACGACGGAATCGAGACGTACCAGGTGACCGCCGGGGGCGGGAGCAACCCGTGGGAGGGCGGCGGCGGCGCGGCCAACGCCAGCTTCTCCGTCGCGCTGAAGGAGGGCACCGAGGCCGGCCCGCTCAAGGACACCCTCCGGGCCGAGTTCGACAAGCTGAGCAACGCCGGTGAGATCACCTTCGGCGGGGGCGGGCAGTCGACCAACCAGGTCGCGGTGGTCGTGCAGGCGTCCGACAACGACGTACTGGCCCGTGCGACCGAGCAGGCGCGGCAGGCGATGGCCGACACCCCGGGTGTGGAGGACATCGAGTCCGGCCTGGCCGACAGCGCGCCCCGTATCGACGTGGCCGTGGACCGGGCCAAGGCGGCCCAGTTCGGGCTCTCCGAGGCGGCCGTCGGGCAGCTCGTCGCGCAGTCGTTCCGGGGCAGCCCGCTCGGACAGGTCACCTTCGACAACGACCAGCAGGACGTGGTGCTCCGCTTCGGTGCCGCTCCGGCCACGGTGGACCAGCTCAAGGCGCTCCCGGTCGGCCCGGTCAAGCTCGGTGACCTCGCCACGGTCAACGAGGTGGCCGGTCCGGTCTCGGTGACCCGGATCGACGGCGAACGCAGCGTCACCGTCACCGGTACGGCCACCGGTGCGAACCTCGGTGCCACCAGCGCCGAGCTGACCAAGAAGCTGGACGCGCTGGACGTACCGGGGGCGACCTTCACCCTCGGCGGTGTCAGCGCGGACCAGGCCGACGCCTTCGCTGACCTGGGACTTGCCGTACTCGCCGCGATCGCGATCGTCTTCGTGATCATGGTGGCGACCTTCCGGAGCCTGATCCAGCCGCTGATCCTGCTGGTCTCGATCCCGTTCGCGGCCACCGGCACGATCATCCTGCTGCTGGTCACCGGTACGCCGCTGGGCGTGCCGGCGCTGATCGGGGCACTGATGCTGGTCGGCATCGTGGTGACCAACGCGATCGTCCTGCTGGACCTGATCAACCAGTACCGGGAACAGGGACTGAGCGTTCAGGACGCGGTGGTCGAGGGGGCCCGGCGGCGGTTGCGGCCGATCCTGATGACCGCCATCGCGACCATCTTCGCCCTGCTGCCGATGGCGCTCGGCCTGACCGGCGAGGGCGGGTTCATCTCCCAGCCGCTCGCCGTGGTCGTGATCGGTGGTCTGCTCAGCAGCACCCTGCTCACGCTGCTGCTGGTGCCGACCCTCTACACGATGGTCGAGGGCCGGAAGGAGCGGCGCCGACAGCGGCGCGGCCAGGGCGTGGGCGACATCGCCCCGACCGGGTTGGAGCGGGAGCCGGTGCTGGTCGGAGCGGGTGTGGCGGGGGCCGGATCGTCGGCGGCCACCTCCGCTCCGGCGGCGGGCACCTCCGCCTCCGAACCGGCCGCTCGGCCGTCCGGCGCGCTGATCGACGGTACGGACCAGTTCGAGGTGCTGCGGCTGCC
- a CDS encoding MarR family transcriptional regulator → MASGNDLGHRHHRDDREAGEALTDRARLMAAIMDGQRRMQHLLASERSDPLLSLHLTLPQLKILLLLSSRGSASGRELSDTVGVSLATMTGIVDRLVGQDLVVRGEDPRDRRVRRVELSPAGRTLMEGIVTAGNARMQSILSRLSVDELAIVERATALIAAAAEDERDAER, encoded by the coding sequence GTGGCCAGTGGCAACGACCTCGGTCACCGCCACCACCGCGACGACAGGGAGGCGGGCGAAGCGTTGACCGACCGGGCCCGACTCATGGCGGCCATCATGGATGGTCAACGTCGGATGCAACATCTGCTCGCCTCGGAGCGCTCCGATCCACTCCTCTCGCTCCACCTGACCCTGCCGCAGCTGAAAATACTGCTGCTGCTCTCGTCGCGCGGCAGCGCGTCCGGCCGGGAACTCTCCGACACCGTCGGGGTCAGCCTCGCGACCATGACCGGCATCGTGGACCGCCTGGTCGGACAGGATCTCGTCGTACGGGGTGAGGACCCGCGTGACCGTCGAGTTCGCCGGGTCGAACTGAGTCCGGCCGGCCGCACCCTCATGGAGGGCATCGTCACGGCCGGGAACGCGCGGATGCAAAGCATCCTCAGCCGGCTCTCAGTAGACGAACTGGCAATCGTCGAACGGGCTACCGCCCTGATAGCGGCCGCCGCCGAGGACGAACGCGACGCCGAGCGGTAA
- a CDS encoding DUF305 domain-containing protein — MGASTRSDAPAQAGASGAGVPDPEEFEYDGVEGGDDNVDDPGDDPGDDSAVGEGRRRFSTGWVTIALVVGLALGVAVGLLIPGLTRPGETSVEAGFARDMSTHHAQAVEMSLLAHEKATDPDVRTLGADIALTQQGQIGTMQTWLRNWHLTPTGSQPRMAWMPDGGGTIRDGLMPGMATDAERAQLRAATGRDFDVMFLRLMLNHHLGGIHMAEAALELSDDEQVQALAETMVAGQKKEIAAIQALLDKLGAK; from the coding sequence ATGGGCGCATCAACCCGCTCCGACGCGCCGGCTCAGGCCGGCGCGTCGGGCGCCGGGGTCCCGGACCCCGAGGAGTTCGAGTACGACGGCGTCGAGGGCGGTGACGACAACGTCGACGACCCGGGCGACGACCCGGGCGACGACTCGGCCGTCGGCGAGGGCCGCCGCCGGTTCAGTACCGGTTGGGTGACGATCGCGCTCGTGGTGGGCCTGGCCCTCGGCGTCGCGGTTGGGCTGCTCATCCCGGGCCTGACCCGGCCGGGAGAGACCTCGGTCGAGGCCGGGTTCGCCCGGGACATGTCGACCCACCACGCCCAGGCTGTCGAGATGTCCCTGCTCGCCCACGAGAAGGCCACCGACCCGGACGTACGGACCCTGGGCGCGGACATCGCGCTCACCCAGCAGGGCCAGATCGGCACCATGCAGACCTGGCTGCGGAACTGGCACCTGACGCCGACCGGTTCCCAGCCCCGGATGGCCTGGATGCCCGATGGCGGTGGCACGATCCGCGACGGCCTGATGCCGGGAATGGCCACCGACGCCGAGCGGGCGCAGCTGCGCGCAGCCACCGGCCGGGACTTCGACGTCATGTTCCTCCGGCTGATGCTCAACCACCACCTCGGCGGCATCCACATGGCCGAGGCGGCGCTGGAGCTCTCCGACGACGAGCAGGTGCAGGCCCTCGCCGAGACCATGGTCGCCGGACAAAAGAAGGAAATCGCCGCGATTCAGGCACTGCTCGACAAACTAGGCGCCAAGTAG